A single region of the Geobacillus subterraneus genome encodes:
- a CDS encoding carbohydrate ABC transporter permease: protein MKGFTSNKTPYLFIAPAVILLILFSILPIFIALIISFTDIDLAGLADWSAISFVGLQNYKDIFADPVFIKSIYNTLFYVIFGVPLVIICSLGIALLINFGKSPIFKMFRVIFYMPSITNVVAIAVVWSYLYNPQFGLFNYILKLLHLPTIPWLQDPTMAKVSLIILALWRAIGVNMIIFLAALQGIPKEYYEAAQIDGANGWKQLTKITIPLLRYAIFFVSITTMIGWLQFFEEPFIMTKGGPLDSTTSVALFIYQNGFEFSKFGYAAAGSFILFIAIIIVTLVQFRLQNKEGHY from the coding sequence GTGAAAGGTTTTACTAGTAATAAAACACCGTACCTCTTTATCGCACCAGCCGTTATTCTGTTAATATTATTTTCAATTCTGCCGATTTTCATCGCCCTGATCATTAGTTTTACGGATATTGATTTAGCAGGATTAGCCGACTGGTCAGCGATTAGTTTTGTAGGCTTGCAAAACTATAAAGACATCTTTGCCGACCCGGTTTTTATCAAATCGATCTATAATACGCTTTTTTACGTCATTTTCGGTGTTCCACTCGTTATTATTTGCTCCTTGGGCATCGCTCTTCTTATTAATTTCGGGAAATCACCCATCTTTAAGATGTTCCGTGTTATATTTTACATGCCTTCTATTACCAATGTTGTAGCGATTGCCGTAGTATGGAGCTATTTGTATAATCCTCAATTCGGATTATTTAATTACATATTGAAACTACTCCATTTGCCAACCATTCCATGGCTTCAAGACCCGACGATGGCGAAAGTCTCATTAATTATATTGGCCTTATGGAGAGCTATCGGTGTCAACATGATCATCTTTTTAGCCGCTTTGCAAGGAATTCCGAAAGAGTATTACGAGGCAGCACAGATTGATGGGGCAAATGGGTGGAAGCAACTTACAAAGATAACCATTCCATTGCTGCGATATGCCATCTTCTTTGTGTCTATTACCACTATGATTGGCTGGCTGCAGTTCTTTGAAGAACCGTTTATCATGACGAAAGGCGGTCCGCTGGACAGTACCACCTCCGTAGCATTATTCATTTATCAAAACGGTTTTGAATTCAGCAAATTCGGTTATGCCGCAGCAGGATCATTTATCTTGTTTATTGCCATTATTATAGTAACACTTGTTCAATTCCGATTACAAAATAAAGAGGGACATTATTGA
- a CDS encoding carbohydrate ABC transporter permease: protein MKTAKSQSTYFWGKGKSEQWIAGIALAIGGVLISIPFIWMILSAFKTESEVMQIPPTLWPDQLTLENFVYLFENMNFALYLKNTIIVVLCSFVGLFLNAMAGYGFAKFQFKGKEKLFYLVLATMMIPGQVTMIPVYLILNEMHLTNTMAGIVLPGLVGAFSIFLFRQFMSTIPDELLEAARLDGANEFRVFTQIVLPICKPILAVQGILTFIAGWNSFLWPLIIANDESLYTLSVALSLLKGQYGGNFALQMAGSTFMVVPIIIVFLFFQKHIIESYTISGMK from the coding sequence TTGAAAACGGCAAAAAGTCAATCTACGTATTTTTGGGGAAAAGGGAAAAGTGAGCAATGGATTGCTGGTATTGCGTTGGCAATAGGCGGGGTTCTTATCTCTATTCCGTTTATTTGGATGATTTTATCCGCTTTTAAAACGGAAAGTGAGGTCATGCAAATCCCTCCAACTCTGTGGCCTGACCAGCTCACCTTGGAAAATTTCGTTTATCTATTTGAAAATATGAACTTTGCGCTATACTTGAAAAACACGATCATTGTTGTCCTTTGCTCTTTTGTCGGGTTGTTTTTAAATGCAATGGCCGGATATGGATTTGCTAAGTTTCAATTTAAAGGGAAAGAAAAATTGTTTTATCTTGTATTAGCCACCATGATGATCCCTGGTCAGGTTACAATGATTCCTGTGTATTTAATCTTAAATGAAATGCACTTAACCAATACAATGGCAGGGATTGTTTTACCTGGACTTGTGGGGGCGTTTAGCATCTTTCTGTTCCGACAGTTTATGTCAACGATTCCAGATGAGTTGCTGGAAGCTGCTCGTCTGGACGGAGCCAACGAATTCCGGGTTTTCACCCAAATTGTTTTGCCGATTTGCAAACCAATTCTTGCAGTACAAGGGATTTTAACATTCATCGCCGGCTGGAATAGCTTCCTCTGGCCTCTCATTATTGCTAACGATGAAAGTCTTTACACATTATCAGTTGCTTTATCTTTATTAAAGGGACAATATGGAGGAAATTTTGCTCTGCAAATGGCAGGATCCACTTTTATGGTTGTTCCAATTATCATAGTTTTTCTCTTCTTCCAAAAACACATTATCGAAAGTTATACCATTTCCGGTATGAAATAA
- the shc gene encoding squalene--hopene cyclase: MVADERSALIAALKRSQAADGSWRFPFETGISTDAYMIILLRTLEINDEPLIQALVERIESRQGENGAWKLFADEGDGNVTATAEAYYALLYSGYRQPTDPHMQKAKQYILDMGGLDRVHLFTKVMLALTGQYPWPGRFPLPLEFFLLPPSFPLNMYDLSVYGRANMIPLLIAADSRYSRKTAKSPDLSDLFALRGDWRMPEGRSLRSYVKQSLIGLPAALHQAAKQRAVRYLFEHIEPDGTLYSYFSSTFLLIFALLALGYRNDDPLIRKAVRGLRSLRTTIDGHAHMQYTTASVWNTALASYALQEAGVPLTDRTIEKANRYLLSRQHVRYGDWAVHNPYGIPGGWGFSDVNTMNPDVDDTTAALRAIRRAAAKETAFRHAWDRANRWLFSMQNDDGGFAAFEKNVSHRFWRYLPIEGAEFLLMDPSTADLTGRTLEYFGTFAGITKDHRAAARAVDWLLSHQERNGAWYGRWGICYIYGTWVAITGLAAVGVPAHHPALQKAVRWLLSIQNDDGGWGESCKSDGAKTYVPLGVSTPVHTAWALDALVAAADRPTAEMKAGFRALFRLLHHPDWTASYPVGQGMAGAFYIHYHGYRHIFPLLALAHYEQKFGPLDD; the protein is encoded by the coding sequence ATGGTGGCCGATGAACGAAGCGCGTTGATTGCCGCGCTCAAACGGTCGCAAGCGGCCGACGGATCGTGGCGGTTTCCGTTTGAAACAGGCATTTCGACAGACGCCTATATGATCATTTTATTGCGGACGCTTGAAATAAATGATGAACCGTTGATTCAAGCGCTCGTCGAGCGAATAGAGAGCCGGCAAGGGGAAAACGGGGCGTGGAAGCTCTTTGCGGATGAAGGCGACGGCAACGTCACCGCGACAGCGGAAGCGTATTATGCGCTGCTTTACTCCGGTTATCGGCAACCAACTGATCCGCACATGCAAAAAGCGAAACAGTACATTTTGGACATGGGCGGCCTTGACCGCGTTCACTTGTTTACAAAGGTGATGCTTGCGTTGACCGGGCAGTACCCATGGCCAGGCCGTTTTCCGCTGCCGCTTGAATTTTTCTTGCTTCCGCCGTCGTTTCCGCTCAATATGTACGACCTTTCCGTTTACGGAAGGGCGAATATGATCCCGCTTCTCATCGCGGCCGACAGCCGCTACAGCCGGAAAACGGCCAAAAGCCCGGATCTGTCTGATTTGTTTGCCCTGCGCGGCGATTGGCGGATGCCGGAAGGCCGGTCGCTGCGATCCTACGTCAAACAGTCGCTCATCGGGCTTCCTGCCGCGCTGCATCAAGCCGCTAAACAGCGTGCGGTCCGTTATTTGTTTGAGCATATTGAACCGGACGGCACGCTGTACAGTTACTTCAGCTCGACATTTTTGCTGATTTTTGCGTTGCTCGCGCTCGGCTATCGGAACGATGATCCGCTTATTAGGAAGGCTGTCCGCGGCTTGCGCTCGTTGCGGACAACAATCGACGGGCATGCGCATATGCAATATACGACCGCCTCGGTTTGGAATACGGCGCTAGCGAGCTATGCGCTGCAAGAAGCAGGTGTGCCGCTGACCGACCGGACGATCGAAAAAGCGAACCGCTATTTGTTGTCGCGTCAGCATGTCCGCTACGGCGACTGGGCGGTGCATAACCCGTATGGCATACCGGGCGGCTGGGGGTTTTCCGATGTCAACACGATGAACCCGGACGTCGACGATACGACTGCCGCGCTGCGCGCCATCCGCCGGGCGGCAGCGAAAGAGACAGCGTTTCGCCATGCGTGGGACCGGGCCAACCGATGGCTGTTTTCGATGCAAAACGATGACGGCGGCTTTGCGGCGTTTGAAAAAAACGTCAGCCACCGCTTTTGGCGCTATTTGCCGATTGAAGGGGCGGAGTTTTTGTTGATGGATCCATCCACCGCTGACCTCACCGGACGGACGCTCGAATATTTCGGGACATTCGCCGGGATCACGAAAGACCATCGCGCCGCCGCCCGCGCTGTCGACTGGCTGCTAAGCCATCAAGAGCGAAACGGCGCATGGTACGGCCGCTGGGGGATTTGCTATATATACGGCACATGGGTGGCCATCACCGGACTTGCAGCCGTCGGCGTTCCCGCTCACCATCCCGCGCTGCAAAAAGCTGTCCGCTGGTTGTTGAGTATCCAAAACGATGACGGCGGCTGGGGCGAATCGTGCAAAAGCGATGGAGCGAAAACGTACGTGCCGCTTGGCGTCAGCACGCCGGTCCATACCGCCTGGGCGCTTGATGCGCTAGTCGCCGCTGCCGATCGTCCGACCGCGGAAATGAAAGCCGGCTTTCGCGCCTTATTCCGCCTGCTTCATCACCCGGATTGGACCGCCTCGTACCCGGTCGGACAAGGAATGGCCGGCGCCTTTTACATCCACTACCATGGCTATCGTCACATATTCCCGCTGCTCGCCCTGGCCCATTACGAGCAAAAGTTCGGCCCGCTCGACGATTAG
- a CDS encoding CBO0543 family protein → MRIVKHLKKSNWRSSPKTPSSTRARRRAYFASALLASWAGTYLDLYFTRKGVYAFPKRPFPSLFSIDIFFTMVVLPLCTVLFLWLMERLGRLGRIGLIIASAALMATFETKAEAYGLFVHAALWRHSYSFAGYGVFLAIIWSFYRRFQRID, encoded by the coding sequence ATGCGTATTGTGAAACACTTGAAAAAATCGAACTGGCGATCATCGCCAAAAACGCCTTCTTCCACGCGCGCTAGGCGCCGCGCCTATTTCGCCTCGGCGCTGCTTGCCTCTTGGGCCGGGACGTATTTGGATTTATATTTCACTAGAAAAGGAGTGTACGCCTTTCCGAAGCGCCCGTTTCCCTCCCTCTTTTCGATCGATATTTTCTTTACGATGGTGGTTCTTCCGCTATGCACCGTTTTGTTTCTTTGGCTGATGGAGCGGCTTGGCCGCCTCGGACGCATTGGTTTGATCATCGCATCGGCTGCATTGATGGCAACATTCGAAACGAAAGCAGAAGCGTACGGCTTGTTCGTTCACGCCGCTCTGTGGAGGCATTCGTATTCTTTTGCTGGGTATGGCGTATTTCTCGCCATCATCTGGAGCTTTTATCGCCGATTTCAACGGATTGACTAG
- a CDS encoding 4a-hydroxytetrahydrobiopterin dehydratase has translation MRLTETEVQALLAETDGWKLTDERWIVKKYRFQDYLQGIEFVRQIAAISESANHHPFISIDYKLITVKLSSWRAKGLTKLDFDLAKQYDDVYTQMKQGEGE, from the coding sequence GTGCGGCTGACCGAAACAGAAGTGCAAGCGCTGCTTGCTGAGACAGACGGCTGGAAGCTGACTGACGAGCGGTGGATTGTGAAAAAATACCGCTTTCAGGACTATTTGCAAGGAATCGAGTTCGTTCGGCAAATCGCCGCCATTTCCGAAAGCGCGAACCACCATCCGTTCATTTCGATCGACTACAAGCTTATCACCGTGAAACTGTCATCATGGCGGGCGAAAGGGTTGACGAAGCTCGATTTTGACTTGGCCAAACAATACGATGACGTGTATACACAAATGAAGCAGGGGGAAGGGGAATGA
- a CDS encoding sugar ABC transporter substrate-binding protein yields MRKKFLTTALLSTFLISGTLAGCSSGSSTSTDKTTINVWAMGEEAKSLPKIVTDFEKENPDIDVKVQAIPWDQAHDKLLTAVASKKGPDVIQMGTTWIPEFASANALLDLKPYIQKYPEFSEDNFYPGSIETTKYEDKVVGIPWYIDTRVLYYRTDLLKEVGYNEAPKTWEELRDAAKKLAKPSDNKYGISIDTNEQTLAFMFARQNGSKLLDEQNKPLFNQKEFVEAVEYLNSFFKDGSAPKDLGMDIVQAFRSGIIPMFISGPWMVKLINDQAPDLKGKWATAVLPKKENNISALGGSNLSVFQYTKHKDAALKFIAFMSSPKTQVKWMEMTNSLPATKEAWQDKALQENELYKTFGQQMEASKPMPMIKQWEEIAQTYLKSFEKIYRGGANVQKEMDVFNAKAEEILSK; encoded by the coding sequence ATGAGAAAAAAATTTTTGACAACCGCCTTACTAAGTACATTTCTTATTTCAGGAACACTTGCAGGCTGTTCGTCCGGATCAAGCACATCAACAGATAAAACAACCATTAACGTATGGGCAATGGGAGAAGAGGCAAAATCCCTTCCAAAAATCGTAACAGACTTTGAAAAAGAAAATCCAGATATCGATGTGAAAGTCCAAGCCATCCCTTGGGATCAAGCCCACGATAAACTATTAACAGCTGTAGCATCCAAAAAAGGGCCTGATGTTATCCAAATGGGCACAACTTGGATCCCTGAGTTTGCATCGGCTAATGCACTATTGGATTTAAAACCATATATTCAAAAGTATCCTGAGTTTAGTGAAGATAACTTCTATCCCGGTTCTATAGAAACAACAAAGTATGAAGACAAAGTAGTAGGCATTCCATGGTACATTGATACGCGAGTTCTCTACTATCGTACAGATTTATTGAAAGAAGTCGGATACAATGAGGCTCCAAAAACATGGGAAGAATTGCGAGATGCAGCGAAAAAATTAGCTAAACCGAGCGACAATAAATATGGGATAAGCATTGATACTAATGAACAAACTTTGGCGTTTATGTTCGCCCGTCAAAACGGCTCTAAATTGCTTGACGAACAGAACAAACCGCTGTTCAACCAAAAAGAATTTGTAGAGGCTGTAGAGTATTTGAACAGCTTCTTTAAGGATGGTTCTGCACCGAAAGACTTAGGAATGGATATCGTACAAGCCTTCCGAAGCGGCATCATTCCGATGTTCATCAGCGGCCCTTGGATGGTTAAGTTAATCAACGATCAAGCCCCTGACTTAAAAGGAAAATGGGCAACAGCGGTTCTCCCAAAAAAGGAAAACAACATCTCGGCGTTGGGCGGTTCTAACTTGTCAGTTTTCCAATATACGAAGCATAAAGACGCTGCATTGAAATTTATCGCATTCATGAGCAGTCCGAAAACGCAAGTCAAATGGATGGAAATGACCAATTCCCTTCCTGCTACAAAAGAAGCATGGCAAGATAAAGCTTTACAAGAAAATGAATTGTATAAAACATTTGGGCAACAAATGGAGGCTTCTAAGCCAATGCCGATGATCAAACAGTGGGAAGAAATTGCCCAAACATACTTGAAGAGCTTTGAAAAGATTTATCGCGGCGGAGCAAACGTACAAAAAGAAATGGATGTATTCAATGCAAAAGCCGAGGAAATTTTAAGTAAATAG
- the bglX gene encoding beta-glucosidase BglX encodes MTEQEKRILTIIEEMTLDEKVAQLVQLAPPFFEGAANEGQITGPMAAIKVNKEVVRNSGSVLGTSGAREVIHIQRTHLKNNRLGIPLLFMADVIHGYRTIFPVPLAIGCSWDLELAEKSAEIAAKEAAISGVHVTFAPMVDLVRDPRWGRVVESTGEDPYLNSQFARAFVRGFQGENLQNDFDRVAACVKHFAAYGAPEGGRDYNTVNMSERQLRESYLPAYKAAIDEGCEMVMTSFNTVDGIPATGNRWLMRDLLRDEWNFDGVLISDWGAVKEMIPHGVAEDEREAAYKAIQAGVDIEMMSACYIHHLKELVESGWVDETLIDEAVFRILRLKQKLGLFEHPYRGADEKREKEIILCEEHRQAARELATKSCVLLKNEGVLPLNRDKKIALIGPFAQSGDILGPWSCLGSKDEAIPLYDGFKMKVDPSLLLVAKGCDIETTTEKQWQEALDIAREADVIVLALGEHSDMSGEAGCRADIRLPRVQLELISELKQFNKSLIAVLFNGRPLDLHGVVDQVDAVLEAWYPGTEGGAAIADLLFGDANPSGKLTMSFPYSVGQIPVYYNCFNTGRPKDAPDAQERYVSQYLDIPNEPLFPFGFGLSYTTFSYSEVVLSSDYMTPDQPLSISVNVTNTGKVAGEEVVQLYVRDIAGEVVRPVKELKGFQKVFLQPGETKKVTFTLTEEQLRYYHSDLQFTSDAGTFVAYIGPNSRDVMALTFKLVK; translated from the coding sequence ATGACGGAACAAGAAAAAAGGATACTCACTATTATTGAAGAGATGACATTGGATGAGAAAGTTGCCCAATTGGTGCAGCTAGCCCCACCTTTTTTCGAGGGAGCAGCAAACGAGGGACAGATTACAGGTCCCATGGCAGCGATAAAAGTGAATAAAGAAGTCGTTCGCAATAGCGGCTCAGTGCTCGGTACCTCAGGTGCGAGAGAAGTTATTCATATTCAAAGAACCCATTTGAAGAACAATCGCTTAGGCATCCCTTTGTTATTTATGGCTGATGTGATTCACGGCTATAGAACCATTTTTCCGGTTCCACTGGCAATTGGCTGTTCATGGGATTTGGAACTAGCCGAAAAGAGTGCTGAAATTGCCGCTAAGGAAGCCGCGATATCGGGAGTGCATGTGACGTTTGCACCAATGGTTGACTTGGTACGGGATCCGCGCTGGGGGAGAGTGGTAGAATCGACAGGAGAAGATCCTTACTTAAACAGTCAGTTTGCCCGGGCGTTTGTTCGCGGTTTCCAAGGGGAGAACTTGCAAAATGATTTTGATCGGGTTGCTGCTTGTGTTAAACATTTTGCTGCGTATGGAGCACCAGAAGGCGGGCGCGACTACAATACGGTTAACATGTCCGAACGGCAGTTGCGGGAGTCCTATTTGCCTGCTTACAAGGCTGCGATTGATGAAGGCTGTGAAATGGTGATGACATCGTTCAATACTGTAGATGGTATTCCGGCTACAGGAAACCGATGGCTGATGCGAGATTTGCTTCGAGATGAATGGAATTTTGATGGTGTCCTGATTTCGGACTGGGGAGCTGTCAAAGAAATGATTCCACATGGTGTGGCTGAGGATGAAAGGGAAGCGGCTTATAAAGCCATTCAGGCAGGGGTGGATATTGAAATGATGTCCGCATGTTACATTCACCACCTCAAGGAGCTCGTCGAAAGCGGATGGGTTGACGAAACATTAATTGATGAGGCCGTATTCCGCATTTTACGGTTAAAACAAAAATTAGGGCTGTTTGAACATCCGTATCGGGGAGCCGATGAGAAACGGGAAAAAGAGATCATCCTCTGCGAAGAGCATCGTCAAGCAGCACGTGAATTAGCAACAAAATCATGCGTTTTATTAAAAAATGAAGGGGTTCTTCCGCTTAACCGGGACAAGAAGATCGCTTTGATTGGGCCGTTTGCTCAAAGCGGCGATATTTTAGGTCCGTGGTCATGTCTTGGTTCCAAAGATGAGGCGATTCCGTTATATGACGGGTTCAAAATGAAAGTTGATCCATCGCTTCTTTTGGTTGCTAAAGGATGTGACATTGAAACAACAACGGAGAAACAGTGGCAAGAAGCTCTTGATATTGCTCGTGAAGCAGATGTCATTGTGTTAGCGTTAGGCGAGCATTCAGACATGAGTGGAGAAGCTGGGTGTCGTGCGGATATTCGTTTGCCAAGAGTTCAACTTGAATTGATTTCGGAACTAAAACAGTTTAATAAATCGTTGATTGCTGTGTTATTTAACGGGCGTCCTCTCGATTTACACGGAGTGGTCGATCAAGTAGATGCCGTTTTAGAAGCATGGTATCCAGGAACAGAAGGTGGGGCAGCTATTGCTGATTTATTGTTTGGAGATGCGAATCCTTCTGGAAAATTAACGATGTCATTCCCATATTCGGTCGGGCAAATACCAGTGTATTACAACTGTTTCAATACCGGTCGCCCGAAAGATGCGCCGGATGCTCAAGAACGTTATGTATCGCAATATTTGGATATTCCAAATGAACCGTTGTTTCCATTTGGATTCGGGTTGAGCTATACAACATTTTCATATAGCGAAGTAGTGTTGTCTTCAGATTATATGACTCCAGACCAACCTCTTTCCATTTCTGTAAACGTAACGAATACAGGAAAAGTGGCTGGTGAAGAGGTGGTTCAGCTTTATGTGCGTGATATCGCAGGAGAAGTTGTTCGTCCGGTGAAAGAACTAAAAGGGTTTCAAAAAGTCTTTCTGCAACCTGGCGAAACAAAAAAGGTAACATTTACTTTAACAGAGGAGCAACTTCGTTATTACCATTCGGACTTGCAATTTACAAGTGATGCTGGAACATTTGTTGCTTATATTGGCCCCAATAGCCGGGATGTAATGGCTCTTACGTTCAAGTTGGTAAAATAA
- a CDS encoding DUF2515 domain-containing protein — MRCLRPKASSLPLSLVDVYRELKKKQKKGDTTVSERDLTAKERQFISRIRAVTAEHNENNVTRTAAYLDFYLRHREIHWAFLGHMVSRNGGWNMTDLKGELLMRLLSEEERQSFFAFLERGNWLIFQDIYPQFLLYEESQKHGRPLFYLLPYVGVSTFMETIWNHFWHRGDLYTLAIALVINEQSYLERRVIQHPVFQQTVFQTLKFQLQELLHFNHILFPHDDGQGGTALIGQTLHQFESLHERILLGKRLYSILFDNEETLENAVRWAVSHPHTGSRKDYWPHLFNDVCESFPREPYRRRIRDCQIVPGAPRLYSPQLRHAWKNVAHEAAEPGDWFTDPHVVRYLVKPEQPINGEIIHAYCETLEKIELAIIAKNAFFHAR, encoded by the coding sequence ATGCGTTGCTTGAGGCCGAAAGCGTCATCCCTTCCCCTTTCCCTTGTTGACGTCTATCGGGAACTAAAGAAAAAGCAAAAGAAAGGGGACACGACCGTATCTGAACGTGACTTAACCGCCAAAGAACGGCAGTTCATCAGCCGCATCCGGGCGGTGACTGCGGAACACAACGAAAACAATGTGACCCGAACGGCGGCGTATCTCGATTTTTACTTGCGCCATCGCGAAATTCATTGGGCGTTTTTAGGGCATATGGTGTCGCGCAACGGTGGCTGGAATATGACCGACTTAAAAGGAGAGCTGCTCATGCGGCTGCTCTCGGAAGAAGAACGGCAGTCATTTTTTGCTTTTTTGGAGCGCGGCAACTGGCTGATTTTCCAAGATATTTATCCGCAGTTTCTGCTGTATGAAGAAAGCCAAAAGCACGGCCGACCGCTCTTTTATTTATTGCCGTATGTTGGCGTTTCGACATTTATGGAAACGATATGGAACCATTTTTGGCACCGCGGCGATCTGTACACGTTGGCCATCGCCCTCGTGATTAACGAACAAAGCTATTTGGAACGACGAGTCATTCAACATCCCGTATTTCAGCAAACCGTCTTTCAGACACTCAAATTTCAACTGCAAGAGCTGCTCCATTTCAATCACATCTTGTTCCCGCATGACGATGGCCAAGGCGGCACCGCCTTGATCGGCCAAACGCTTCACCAGTTTGAGTCGCTCCATGAACGCATTTTGCTCGGCAAACGGCTGTATTCGATTTTGTTTGACAATGAAGAAACGCTGGAAAATGCGGTGCGCTGGGCTGTCAGCCATCCACATACCGGCTCGCGCAAAGATTATTGGCCGCACTTGTTTAACGATGTGTGTGAATCGTTTCCAAGGGAACCGTACCGCCGCCGCATCCGCGACTGCCAAATCGTTCCCGGCGCCCCGCGCCTGTACAGCCCGCAGCTTCGCCATGCGTGGAAAAACGTCGCCCATGAGGCGGCCGAACCTGGCGACTGGTTTACAGATCCGCACGTCGTCCGCTATCTCGTTAAACCGGAACAACCGATCAATGGGGAGATCATTCATGCGTATTGTGAAACACTTGAAAAAATCGAACTGGCGATCATCGCCAAAAACGCCTTCTTCCACGCGCGCTAG